A window from Luteibacter flocculans encodes these proteins:
- a CDS encoding RHS repeat-associated core domain-containing protein, producing the protein MHTYLVLGRRAFAASVVQPATWSKQCVVAAAIFCAIASMPLSVRAQDVEPFVEYRGKVFDGPDVYSMTIPEAADAQIKSECREHHYSGCKLTSFGDGAHSYSAYYLATLPSGNTYTRLTVGNKFYSCPNPPALYIVTNFGSNGPYPNRYIVVGTAGGDVICRHATQPENPGPEAEMTHQSDLGPGDCETRPTAGNPINVGLNNKYQEVEDVAATDGSSLRWSRYYNSGIVGDDKKQTLPATVRLGSRWRGTYDRSLAMVTTKDGERIRLQRHTGERLDFVETEGRFRSVADPRGQLTREGDGWLYRTGNGELERYDVNGRLVSLGAGTSRQITFRYDNDALIEAIDRQGRKLTFTYDSTGRMATVSDGNGVAVTYGYSEASEADRKADLVRATYADNTFHDYRYKEQGHGGGADAHALTAIYDETGERFATFTYDGDGRAVASEHAGGVGAVSLTREADGSVAVTGPTKATHRYRYADVRGVRRLVGVDQPGGAGCGAASASIAYDDNGLMSRRVDFDGRTTEYTHDVDGNELERTEAAGTPAARRVTTEWHPTLRLPVRVTRPGREERYRYDAAGNLLGSEVWGAVDPTVPAAPLTLSRAWRMTYDAEGRLLHQEGPRSDSDRLATLARYTYRTADAANCATGPCDYRKGDLWKIENALGHTVEILAYDAAGRVRSRKGEQGIRFDYTYAARGWLKELRETRPDGIVAINSFTHTPRGDIASITDPDGITLSFEYDKAGRLVQVSNPSNHRLRLQLDAAGQRIKEEGYDSFSLQLQLTRTFDALGRVETETHDGAITRYTYDELGRPTGATDADGRRDSATYDALGRLREAIRDVGGLGAVSKASHDPLDQLTAMEDPKGLSTRYLTTGLGDLGSIDSPDAGPSLDEHDAAGLVVRHEGAGGVGSFRVTRDALGRPTQVQYDGGITASYAYDVADAACPAGQRYTLGRLAAMSQGDSRTVYCYDAPGNITRKLQRWASSTVDVSYRYSKAGRVEEVAIGGGARTTYRYDKDGSVTSVSVTPTGASEQALITSVVYRPFDLIGSWRYGNGKELYANRDRSGRVVSWGGLDDALYTVAYTPGGEVATQVSRSHAFRFDHDGLGFMTSVKSYSSGDELRRFEYDRTGDRATMTAGGVRQTYLYDPRSHRLTTADGTSRTYDAAGNTIGIGSATLAYDASGRLASASDQGRMLVSYGYDAAGQRIMRTDAGKAPSLWLYDEQGHWLADYDRTGRIVRQAVWMGDYLVGLIEGTKLYYVQPDHLGTPRAVVDPVRNTTVWRLRPTDDPFGTSPPDEDPDSDGTRFVLDLRFPGQRYDAATGLHYNYYRDYDPATGRYIQVDPIGLAGGLNPYLYANGSPLRYTDPSGNIPLPVITAAIGAAGGAVGDALIQVVGMYRSDWCKSFNWRQLGVSALLGATGGVALPATRGLVGVSAVGGLAGYGGHLANGGGVTDIEGLWAISAGVAAGAVGGNVTHITKHGMGGTVASAGLVKRSNEAAAMRANAGTVNVLRGAAGGTVASAPGLSGPCGCNE; encoded by the coding sequence ATGCATACGTATCTGGTGTTGGGTCGTCGCGCATTCGCTGCCTCTGTGGTCCAGCCCGCGACGTGGTCCAAACAATGCGTGGTGGCTGCCGCAATTTTTTGCGCTATCGCTAGCATGCCATTGTCAGTCAGGGCACAAGATGTCGAGCCCTTTGTCGAGTACCGGGGCAAGGTATTCGACGGACCTGACGTCTATTCGATGACTATTCCCGAAGCCGCTGACGCGCAGATAAAAAGTGAATGTCGCGAACACCACTATAGCGGCTGCAAGTTGACATCCTTTGGCGATGGTGCGCATTCGTACTCTGCGTACTATCTCGCGACATTGCCTAGTGGCAATACATACACGCGGCTCACTGTCGGCAACAAGTTTTATTCCTGCCCCAACCCCCCTGCGCTCTACATCGTCACAAACTTCGGTTCTAACGGTCCGTATCCGAATAGATACATCGTTGTAGGTACTGCAGGTGGCGACGTTATATGCCGTCATGCGACTCAGCCGGAGAATCCCGGTCCTGAGGCAGAGATGACCCACCAATCCGATCTCGGCCCCGGCGACTGCGAAACGCGTCCCACCGCCGGCAACCCCATCAACGTCGGCCTCAATAACAAGTACCAGGAAGTCGAAGACGTCGCCGCCACCGACGGCTCGTCGCTTCGCTGGTCGCGCTATTACAACAGCGGTATCGTCGGTGACGACAAGAAACAGACGTTGCCGGCCACCGTTCGCCTCGGCAGTCGCTGGCGTGGCACCTATGACCGCTCGCTCGCCATGGTCACCACGAAGGACGGCGAGCGGATTCGCTTACAGCGGCATACCGGCGAACGGCTCGATTTCGTCGAAACCGAAGGTCGCTTCCGCAGTGTGGCCGACCCCCGCGGCCAACTGACCCGCGAGGGTGACGGATGGCTCTACCGCACCGGCAACGGCGAGTTGGAGCGCTACGACGTAAACGGGCGCCTCGTTTCGCTGGGTGCCGGTACGAGCCGCCAGATCACCTTTCGCTACGACAACGACGCGTTGATTGAAGCTATCGATCGGCAAGGCCGCAAGCTCACCTTCACTTACGACAGTACCGGCCGCATGGCCACGGTAAGCGATGGGAACGGTGTCGCGGTGACGTACGGCTATTCCGAGGCATCGGAAGCGGACCGTAAGGCAGACCTGGTTCGCGCGACGTACGCAGACAACACGTTCCACGATTATCGTTACAAGGAGCAGGGTCATGGCGGCGGCGCGGACGCCCATGCGCTTACCGCCATCTATGACGAGACCGGCGAGCGCTTCGCTACCTTTACCTATGACGGTGACGGTCGCGCCGTCGCCAGCGAGCATGCCGGTGGCGTCGGCGCGGTATCGCTGACCCGCGAAGCCGACGGAAGCGTCGCGGTGACCGGCCCGACGAAGGCGACGCATCGCTATCGATATGCCGACGTACGCGGTGTACGGCGCCTCGTCGGTGTGGATCAGCCGGGCGGTGCAGGCTGCGGGGCGGCAAGTGCGTCTATCGCCTATGACGATAACGGCTTGATGTCGCGCCGCGTCGACTTCGATGGACGCACAACCGAATACACGCACGACGTCGATGGCAACGAACTCGAACGGACCGAGGCTGCGGGTACGCCTGCTGCGCGTCGTGTGACCACCGAGTGGCATCCGACGCTGCGCCTGCCCGTGCGTGTGACCCGGCCCGGTCGTGAAGAGCGCTATCGCTACGACGCCGCGGGCAACCTGCTCGGTAGCGAAGTGTGGGGCGCCGTCGATCCCACTGTGCCCGCGGCGCCATTGACCCTGTCGCGTGCATGGCGCATGACGTACGACGCCGAGGGGCGCCTGCTGCATCAGGAAGGGCCACGCAGCGACAGCGACAGGCTTGCGACGCTCGCGCGCTATACCTATCGCACCGCCGACGCGGCGAACTGTGCCACGGGGCCGTGCGACTACCGCAAGGGCGACCTCTGGAAGATCGAAAACGCGTTAGGCCATACGGTGGAAATCCTGGCTTACGATGCGGCCGGTCGCGTGCGCTCAAGGAAGGGCGAGCAGGGTATCCGCTTCGATTACACCTACGCCGCGCGGGGCTGGTTGAAGGAGCTCAGGGAAACTCGCCCCGACGGCATCGTCGCCATCAACTCGTTCACGCACACACCACGCGGCGACATCGCCTCAATAACCGACCCCGACGGCATCACGCTGAGCTTCGAGTACGACAAAGCAGGGCGTCTGGTCCAAGTATCCAATCCGTCGAACCACCGCCTTCGCTTGCAGCTCGATGCCGCGGGTCAGCGCATCAAGGAGGAAGGCTACGACAGCTTCTCGCTACAACTGCAATTGACGCGAACGTTCGATGCGCTGGGGCGCGTGGAGACGGAAACGCACGACGGCGCCATCACGCGTTATACCTACGATGAGCTGGGTCGCCCCACCGGCGCGACCGATGCCGACGGTCGGCGCGACTCGGCCACCTACGACGCGTTGGGGCGTTTGCGTGAGGCTATTCGCGATGTCGGTGGTCTCGGCGCTGTGAGCAAGGCCAGCCATGACCCACTCGACCAGCTCACGGCCATGGAAGATCCCAAAGGATTGAGCACGCGCTACCTGACTACGGGCTTGGGCGATCTCGGCAGCATCGATAGTCCCGATGCCGGTCCCTCGCTAGACGAGCACGACGCGGCGGGCCTCGTCGTGCGTCACGAAGGCGCGGGCGGCGTCGGCAGCTTCCGCGTCACACGCGATGCACTCGGCCGGCCCACCCAGGTGCAATACGACGGCGGCATCACGGCGTCGTATGCCTACGACGTGGCTGATGCTGCGTGCCCGGCAGGCCAGCGTTATACCCTGGGGCGGCTCGCAGCCATGAGCCAGGGCGATAGCCGCACGGTCTACTGCTACGACGCCCCAGGCAACATCACGCGCAAGCTGCAGCGCTGGGCATCGAGCACGGTTGACGTGTCCTATCGCTATTCCAAGGCCGGGCGTGTCGAGGAAGTCGCGATCGGCGGTGGTGCTCGCACCACTTATCGGTACGACAAGGATGGTTCCGTCACTTCCGTTTCGGTAACGCCGACCGGCGCCTCCGAACAAGCACTCATCACCAGCGTGGTTTACCGCCCGTTCGACCTGATCGGGAGCTGGCGTTATGGCAACGGAAAGGAGCTCTACGCCAACCGCGACCGGAGTGGCCGTGTCGTTTCATGGGGCGGCCTGGACGATGCGCTTTACACCGTGGCATACACGCCGGGCGGAGAGGTCGCGACGCAGGTGTCTCGCTCGCACGCCTTCCGTTTCGATCACGACGGTCTTGGCTTCATGACATCGGTCAAGTCATACAGTTCGGGCGACGAGTTGCGTCGCTTCGAGTACGACCGAACAGGCGACCGCGCGACGATGACGGCAGGCGGCGTTCGTCAGACCTATCTCTACGATCCCCGCAGCCATCGTCTCACCACCGCGGACGGCACGAGCCGCACCTACGATGCCGCCGGCAACACGATCGGCATCGGCAGCGCGACCCTGGCTTACGACGCGTCGGGGCGACTGGCCTCGGCCAGCGACCAAGGTCGCATGCTTGTCAGCTACGGATACGACGCTGCCGGACAGCGCATCATGCGCACCGATGCGGGTAAGGCGCCGAGCCTGTGGCTTTACGACGAACAAGGACACTGGTTGGCGGACTACGACAGGACGGGCCGCATCGTGCGCCAGGCCGTGTGGATGGGTGACTACCTCGTCGGTCTCATCGAGGGCACGAAACTCTACTATGTCCAGCCGGATCACCTGGGCACGCCGCGCGCCGTCGTCGATCCCGTGCGCAACACCACGGTCTGGCGCTTGCGCCCCACCGACGATCCGTTCGGCACGTCTCCACCGGACGAAGACCCCGACAGCGACGGCACGCGCTTCGTCCTCGACCTGCGTTTCCCGGGACAACGCTACGACGCAGCTACCGGCCTGCACTACAACTACTACCGCGATTACGACCCCGCGACGGGGCGGTACATCCAAGTCGATCCGATTGGGTTGGCGGGTGGGTTGAATCCGTATCTGTATGCGAATGGTTCGCCGCTGAGGTACACGGATCCAAGTGGGAATATTCCGTTGCCGGTTATCACGGCTGCTATCGGCGCAGCGGGAGGTGCGGTTGGCGACGCGCTTATACAGGTTGTTGGCATGTACCGGAGTGACTGGTGCAAGAGCTTCAACTGGCGCCAGTTGGGCGTATCCGCCCTTCTAGGCGCCACAGGAGGTGTGGCTTTGCCCGCTACGAGGGGCCTGGTAGGAGTTAGCGCTGTCGGTGGATTGGCCGGTTATGGCGGGCATCTTGCAAACGGAGGAGGTGTGACAGACATCGAAGGACTTTGGGCCATAAGTGCCGGAGTTGCAGCGGGAGCCGTCGGCGGAAATGTTACCCACATTACGAAGCATGGCATGGGGGGCACGGTAGCTTCAGCTGGTTTGGTAAAAAGGAGTAACGAAGCTGCCGCAATGCGTGCAAACGCTGGAACCGTAAATGTGCTCCGTGGCGCAGCCGGAGGGACGGTGGCGAGCGCGCCTGGTTTGAGCGGTCCATGCGGGTGTAACGAATGA
- a CDS encoding RHS repeat-associated core domain-containing protein, which produces MALAPHRRSVRHVSTGRDPDSDGTRFVLDLRFPGQRYDAATGLHYNYYRDYDPATGRYVQVDPIGLAGGLNPYLYANGSPLKFIDPSGEVAWLAPLIPIAIGALSSAVGDAVVQGIGIYRSDGCKKFNWRQLGISTIGGAIGGRFLPGASFSYGLKGVAGLGAAVNTGVYFANGDTYDASGVAWAAGSGLVGGVAGGAFQRRFPYGVGGTAANSEMVRKSNEAANIRLNTGISSLTRSAASGLPPSVPMPSGSESQPCGCSE; this is translated from the coding sequence CTGGCGCTTGCGCCCCACCGACGATCCGTTCGGCACGTCTCCACCGGACGAGACCCCGACAGCGACGGCACGCGCTTCGTCCTCGACCTGCGTTTCCCGGGACAACGCTACGACGCAGCAACCGGCCTGCACTACAACTACTACCGCGATTACGACCCCGCGACGGGGCGGTATGTCCAGGTCGACCCGATTGGGTTGGCGGGTGGGTTGAATCCGTATCTGTATGCGAATGGTTCGCCGCTCAAGTTTATTGATCCGAGTGGAGAGGTCGCATGGCTCGCGCCTTTGATCCCGATCGCCATTGGTGCGTTGAGTTCGGCAGTTGGCGACGCTGTCGTGCAGGGAATCGGAATCTATCGAAGTGACGGCTGCAAGAAGTTCAATTGGCGCCAACTCGGGATATCGACAATAGGAGGTGCAATTGGTGGAAGGTTCTTGCCTGGCGCTTCATTTTCGTATGGTTTGAAAGGTGTGGCCGGCCTCGGGGCAGCAGTGAACACCGGGGTTTACTTTGCAAACGGTGATACGTATGACGCTTCCGGCGTCGCATGGGCCGCTGGATCGGGTTTGGTGGGCGGCGTTGCTGGCGGAGCGTTCCAGCGGCGCTTCCCATACGGTGTTGGCGGCACCGCTGCAAATTCAGAGATGGTTCGGAAGAGCAATGAAGCCGCGAACATTCGCCTAAATACGGGAATTTCATCCTTGACACGGAGTGCCGCGTCGGGTCTTCCGCCTAGTGTGCCGATGCCATCGGGGAGCGAATCGCAGCCGTGTGGTTGCAGCGAGTAG
- a CDS encoding chemotaxis protein CheW, translating into MSEPLPREIRCVLIPSAGVRLLLPNAAVAEVITLAGVEPVADAPSWLLGRIAWRGWSIPLVSFDHVASPADDAPVQATRVAVLKAVGRHPDMPYLAVLIHGFPRLATLNAELLLPTHDGHDLPFGVRARVLVRDDTAVIPDLEALENTLVEMLAVA; encoded by the coding sequence ATGAGCGAGCCGTTACCGCGCGAAATTCGCTGCGTCCTGATTCCCAGTGCCGGCGTGCGCCTGCTGCTCCCCAATGCCGCGGTGGCCGAAGTCATCACCTTGGCCGGTGTCGAGCCCGTGGCGGACGCACCGTCGTGGTTGCTCGGCCGCATCGCATGGCGCGGCTGGAGCATTCCACTGGTGAGTTTCGATCACGTAGCGAGCCCCGCCGACGATGCGCCAGTGCAGGCCACACGCGTGGCCGTGCTCAAGGCCGTGGGCCGGCATCCGGACATGCCGTATCTCGCCGTGCTCATCCACGGCTTCCCGCGCCTCGCAACGCTCAACGCCGAACTCCTGCTGCCCACCCACGACGGCCACGACCTGCCATTCGGCGTGCGCGCTCGCGTACTGGTCCGCGACGACACGGCAGTCATTCCCGATTTGGAAGCGCTGGAAAACACGTTGGTCGAGATGCTGGCGGTGGCCTGA
- the hemP gene encoding hemin uptake protein HemP: protein MYLRTLPLTDNGGRDKVVALRPAPAAARRIESKSLLDGSRELVIEHQGSEYHLRLTRNDKLILTK, encoded by the coding sequence ATGTACCTTCGAACGCTCCCTCTGACCGACAACGGCGGCCGCGACAAGGTCGTGGCCTTGCGCCCGGCGCCGGCCGCCGCCCGCCGCATCGAAAGCAAGAGCCTGCTCGATGGCTCGCGCGAACTGGTGATCGAGCATCAGGGCAGTGAGTACCACCTGCGCCTGACCCGCAACGACAAGCTCATTCTCACCAAGTAA
- a CDS encoding ABC transporter ATP-binding protein gives MLKMTHLAKVYRTAVVETYALRDFNIDVKEGEFVAVTGPSGSGKTTFLTIAGLLETFTGGHYHLDGVEVSQLNDNERSRIRNEKIGFIFQAFNLIPDLNVFDNVEVPLRYRGMKAAERKQRIMDALERVGLASRAKHYPAELSGGQQQRVAIARALAGSPRLLLADEPTGNLDTQMARGVMELLEEIHREGATIVMVTHDPELAARAQRNVHVIDGQVVDLAEEPRFHAQTQAAHS, from the coding sequence ATGCTCAAGATGACCCACCTCGCCAAGGTCTACCGCACCGCCGTCGTCGAGACCTATGCCTTGCGCGATTTCAACATCGACGTGAAGGAAGGTGAGTTCGTCGCCGTGACCGGTCCGTCGGGTTCCGGCAAGACCACGTTCCTCACCATCGCGGGCCTGCTGGAGACGTTCACGGGTGGGCACTACCACCTGGATGGCGTGGAGGTGAGCCAGCTCAACGACAACGAGCGCTCGCGCATCCGCAACGAGAAGATCGGTTTCATCTTCCAGGCGTTCAACCTGATCCCCGACCTCAACGTGTTCGACAACGTGGAAGTGCCGCTGCGCTATCGCGGCATGAAGGCGGCAGAGCGCAAGCAGCGGATCATGGACGCGCTGGAACGCGTGGGCCTGGCCTCGCGCGCCAAGCACTATCCGGCAGAGCTGTCCGGCGGTCAGCAGCAGCGCGTCGCCATCGCCCGCGCGCTCGCCGGCTCACCGCGTCTGCTGCTCGCCGACGAGCCGACCGGCAACCTCGATACGCAGATGGCGCGCGGCGTCATGGAACTGCTCGAGGAGATCCATCGCGAAGGCGCCACCATCGTCATGGTGACCCACGATCCCGAACTGGCCGCGCGAGCGCAACGCAACGTCCACGTGATCGACGGTCAGGTGGTCGATCTCGCGGAAGAGCCGCGCTTCCACGCGCAGACTCAAGCCGCCCATTCCTGA
- a CDS encoding efflux RND transporter periplasmic adaptor subunit yields the protein MIRDTSAQDRLVEVRPNRYRKLLLIGGGVAAVALLALAAPRVATMLSSDGSVSASRLTFATVTRGPFVRDIAAEGKVVAAVSPTLYAASAGAVVLKVHAGDVVRKDQVLATITSPELTSKLAQEKSAADAMQVEYLRAQIDAKKKRSELQKAYDNASIDQTAAERDLKRYQTAFDKGAVPVADVDKAKSTLDKAQVTAKHAQTDLSMDNDSLTFDVQAKKLAHERQVLLVQDLERQVEDLNVKSPVDGQVGQLFIAERATVAKDAQLLSVIDLSALEVEMKVPESFARDLAIGMPGEISGNGKQWNGKVSAVSPEVVNGEVAARLRFDGETPKQLRQSQRLSVRVLLDRRDNVLTVQRGSFVDESAGRYAYVVNDGMADRRDIRVGASSIDKVEILDGLKEGDKIVVSGADTFGDAKHVSISR from the coding sequence ATGATCCGCGACACTTCCGCTCAGGACCGCCTCGTCGAGGTCCGCCCCAACCGCTATCGCAAGCTGCTGCTCATCGGCGGGGGCGTGGCGGCGGTTGCTCTCCTTGCCCTGGCGGCGCCGCGTGTAGCGACGATGCTTTCGTCGGACGGTTCGGTGAGCGCATCGCGGCTGACCTTCGCCACCGTGACGCGCGGGCCGTTCGTCCGTGACATTGCGGCCGAGGGCAAGGTCGTGGCGGCGGTGAGTCCCACCTTGTATGCCGCGTCCGCCGGTGCGGTGGTGCTCAAGGTGCATGCGGGCGACGTGGTACGGAAGGATCAGGTGCTTGCCACCATCACCAGCCCCGAACTGACGAGCAAGCTGGCGCAGGAGAAATCCGCGGCCGATGCGATGCAGGTGGAATACCTGCGTGCGCAGATCGATGCGAAGAAGAAGCGTTCCGAGCTGCAGAAGGCGTACGACAACGCGTCCATCGACCAGACTGCCGCCGAGCGCGATCTGAAGCGCTACCAGACCGCGTTCGACAAGGGCGCGGTGCCGGTGGCGGACGTGGACAAGGCCAAGTCGACGCTCGACAAGGCGCAGGTCACCGCCAAACACGCGCAGACCGATCTCTCCATGGACAACGACAGCCTCACGTTCGACGTGCAGGCGAAGAAGCTGGCGCACGAACGTCAGGTGCTGCTGGTGCAGGATCTCGAACGCCAGGTCGAGGACCTGAACGTGAAGTCGCCGGTCGATGGTCAGGTGGGTCAGCTCTTCATCGCCGAGCGCGCCACGGTGGCGAAGGACGCGCAGCTGCTCAGCGTCATCGACCTCTCGGCACTCGAAGTGGAAATGAAGGTGCCGGAGAGCTTCGCGCGCGACCTCGCCATCGGCATGCCGGGCGAAATCAGCGGCAATGGCAAGCAGTGGAACGGCAAGGTCAGCGCCGTGTCGCCCGAAGTGGTGAACGGCGAAGTCGCCGCCCGCCTGCGCTTCGATGGCGAGACGCCGAAACAGCTCCGCCAGAGCCAGCGCCTGTCCGTGCGTGTCCTGCTCGACCGGCGCGACAACGTACTTACGGTGCAGCGTGGTTCGTTCGTGGACGAAAGCGCGGGCCGCTACGCCTACGTCGTCAACGACGGCATGGCCGATCGCCGTGACATCCGTGTCGGTGCCAGCAGCATCGACAAGGTCGAAATCCTGGACGGCCTGAAGGAGGGCGACAAGATCGTCGTCTCCGGTGCCGACACCTTCGGCGATGCGAAACACGTTTCCATCAGCCGCTGA